One window of Flavobacteriales bacterium genomic DNA carries:
- a CDS encoding DUF1287 domain-containing protein, with translation MPGQEQDKEGKDLVLHVAKIAVEKEAGHLATGLGKTGIPTIPFGSVVRLPCTKHARTHTTGASARYPLRQEKVDLRTLRTLLHISLWALAFNSASGQPDFYAQLADSAEVLTKQVVHYDPTYFLLAYPNGDVPADKGVCTDIVIRAYRKLGIDLQKEVHVDMLSNFKKYPQNWGLSQPDKNIDHRRVPNLMTFFARHGTVKDLLQDPKTYQPGDIVCWNLGGGITHIGIVSSKRSRDRQRHLMVHNIGTGQVLEDCLFSYRIIGHYRYEK, from the coding sequence ATGCCCGGCCAAGAGCAGGATAAAGAGGGAAAGGATCTTGTACTTCACGTGGCAAAAATAGCGGTGGAAAAAGAGGCGGGGCACTTGGCAACAGGACTTGGGAAAACGGGCATTCCGACCATCCCGTTCGGATCGGTCGTTCGTTTACCTTGCACAAAACATGCAAGAACACACACTACAGGGGCCTCTGCACGTTATCCTTTGCGTCAAGAGAAGGTTGACCTCCGCACCTTGAGAACTCTGCTCCACATATCCTTATGGGCACTGGCCTTCAATTCAGCCTCAGGCCAACCTGACTTCTATGCCCAACTCGCGGACTCCGCCGAAGTCCTGACCAAACAAGTCGTGCACTACGACCCCACTTATTTCCTACTGGCCTATCCGAACGGTGACGTGCCGGCAGACAAAGGCGTATGTACCGACATCGTGATCCGAGCGTACAGAAAGCTGGGGATCGACCTGCAAAAGGAAGTCCACGTGGACATGCTGTCCAATTTTAAGAAGTACCCACAGAATTGGGGCTTGAGCCAGCCGGACAAGAACATCGACCATCGGCGTGTCCCGAACCTCATGACCTTCTTCGCAAGGCATGGGACCGTGAAGGACCTTCTCCAAGATCCAAAAACCTATCAGCCAGGGGACATCGTTTGCTGGAACTTGGGCGGCGGCATCACACACATTGGCATTGTGTCAAGCAAAAGATCAAGGGATCGCCAACGGCATTTGATGGTACACAACATCGGTACGGGGCAAGTGCTTGAGGACTGCCTGTTCAGCTATCGGATCATTGGGCACTATCGGTATGAGAAGTAG
- the trxB gene encoding thioredoxin-disulfide reductase produces MSNTPETLDCLIIGSGPAAYSAAIYAARADLKPVVIEGPVPGGQLTQTTDVDNYPGYPDGRSGPEMMEDLKKQAQRFKTDVRSGWVTKVDFTGPMHKVWVDEKTEIHARTVIIATGASAKWLGLPNEIRLRDIGGGVTACAVCDGFFYKGQTVALVGAGDSAAEEATYLAKLCPKVYMLVRRDEFRASKAMVHRVMNTPQIEVLYNHEVKDVLGDQVVEGIIAVNNKTGEERKLDVSGLFMAIGHTPATELFKDWLDMDPQGYLKHVPDRTSTKIPGVFVSGDAADRVYRQAVTSAGTGCMAALDAERYLAAEGVH; encoded by the coding sequence ATGAGCAATACGCCTGAAACCCTCGATTGCCTGATCATCGGATCCGGCCCCGCCGCATACTCCGCCGCCATCTACGCCGCACGTGCCGACCTGAAGCCGGTAGTGATCGAAGGCCCTGTGCCCGGTGGCCAGCTCACACAGACCACCGATGTGGACAATTACCCCGGCTACCCGGACGGCCGCAGCGGCCCCGAGATGATGGAGGACCTGAAGAAACAGGCCCAGCGCTTCAAGACCGATGTGCGCAGCGGATGGGTGACCAAGGTGGACTTCACAGGACCGATGCACAAGGTCTGGGTGGACGAGAAGACCGAGATCCATGCCCGCACGGTGATCATCGCCACAGGGGCCAGTGCCAAGTGGCTCGGGCTGCCCAACGAGATCCGCCTCCGCGACATCGGTGGCGGCGTGACGGCCTGCGCCGTGTGCGACGGCTTCTTCTACAAAGGCCAGACGGTGGCACTGGTGGGCGCCGGCGATTCCGCCGCGGAGGAAGCCACCTACCTCGCCAAGCTCTGCCCCAAGGTCTACATGCTCGTGCGCCGCGACGAATTCCGCGCCAGCAAGGCCATGGTACACCGCGTGATGAACACCCCGCAGATCGAGGTGCTGTACAACCACGAGGTGAAGGACGTGCTCGGCGACCAGGTCGTGGAGGGCATCATCGCCGTGAACAACAAGACCGGCGAGGAGCGCAAGCTGGATGTCTCCGGCCTGTTCATGGCCATCGGCCACACGCCCGCCACGGAACTCTTCAAGGACTGGCTGGACATGGACCCGCAAGGCTACCTCAAGCACGTCCCGGACCGCACCAGTACCAAGATCCCCGGCGTCTTCGTCTCCGGCGATGCCGCCGACCGCGTCTACCGCCAGGCCGTCACCAGCGCCGGCACGGGCTGCATGGCCGCACTGGATGCCGAGCGTTACTTGGCCGCAGAAGGGGTGCATTGA
- a CDS encoding acyltransferase, translating to MKLPYYKNLDGVRGIAALLVMVFHFFHGFNPVEGAAPIINKLSYFGQTGVDLFFVLSGFLITRILIHTKAQEGYFKNFYVRRTLRIFPLYYLFLILTYYVLPHFIPVQPATLHQQLPYLTYLQDFAITFNWNTVGPGHFWSLAVEEHYYLFWPLAVLFLSRKGLLKLILGIVLFALLLRAYMFSHGYEVFYFTFTRFDALAIGSALALLELRNAFQPANFKWFFLLIVAVAIPTALIWTSFSGAGALYVQVFKYLFVSLIYFALIGAVLSLRSGHPVNAVLKTRFFSYTGKVSYGLYVYHPIIFFICSRYIDTGSIPLNIGIRFLLTYVVAALSYHLIEERFLKLKKFFAFEKPTIAAPVHGQ from the coding sequence ATGAAGCTGCCCTACTACAAAAACCTGGACGGCGTCAGGGGCATCGCGGCGTTGTTGGTCATGGTCTTTCACTTCTTCCACGGTTTCAACCCGGTGGAAGGGGCGGCACCGATCATTAACAAACTGTCCTACTTCGGCCAGACCGGTGTGGACCTCTTCTTCGTCCTGTCGGGGTTTTTGATCACCCGGATCCTGATCCATACCAAGGCGCAGGAAGGCTACTTCAAGAATTTCTACGTGCGCCGGACGCTGCGGATCTTCCCGCTCTACTACCTCTTTCTCATCCTCACCTATTACGTACTTCCCCACTTCATCCCCGTCCAGCCGGCGACATTGCACCAGCAGCTCCCCTACCTGACATACCTGCAGGACTTCGCGATCACCTTCAACTGGAACACGGTGGGGCCGGGGCACTTCTGGTCGCTGGCCGTGGAGGAGCACTATTACCTGTTCTGGCCTCTTGCCGTGCTCTTCCTTTCGCGGAAAGGCCTGCTCAAGCTGATCCTGGGCATCGTGCTGTTCGCCTTGCTGCTCCGGGCGTACATGTTCTCCCACGGCTATGAGGTGTTCTACTTCACCTTCACCCGCTTCGACGCCTTGGCCATCGGGTCGGCGTTGGCGCTACTGGAACTGAGGAACGCCTTCCAGCCCGCCAACTTCAAGTGGTTCTTCCTGCTGATCGTCGCCGTCGCCATTCCCACGGCCCTCATCTGGACCAGCTTCTCCGGTGCGGGCGCCCTCTACGTCCAAGTGTTCAAATACCTCTTCGTTTCGTTGATCTACTTCGCGCTGATCGGCGCCGTGCTCTCCCTTCGCTCCGGCCATCCGGTCAATGCCGTCCTCAAGACCCGGTTCTTCAGCTACACCGGAAAAGTGAGCTACGGCCTTTACGTCTACCACCCGATCATCTTCTTCATCTGTTCCCGCTACATCGACACCGGATCCATTCCGCTGAACATCGGGATCCGCTTCCTCCTCACCTATGTCGTAGCGGCGCTGAGCTACCACCTCATCGAGGAGCGGTTCCTGAAGCTGAAGAAGTTCTTCGCGTTCGAGAAGCCGACGATCGCCGCTCCGGTGCACGGCCAGTGA
- a CDS encoding IS110 family transposase, whose amino-acid sequence MKVQCVGVDIAKNDFKVAFATKGEDNKLSCTTAKKFDNAKTGFNQLVRWATSEMDKNAPLVFLMEATGVYHEKLAHHLHRAGKQVHVVLPNKFKHFAASLNSKSKTDAIDAKLLARFGVEREHRPWNPAELVIKRMRDFSRYRVQLQEQKTAITNILHSKDYAHGVPADIKKSSKKVIAVLEKEIAILSKEMEKVVKSDPEIEAKVNKLRTIPGCGITTVAAIVAETNGFKEFKSAKQLTSYAGYDIVHNESGTSVLSKTRISKKGNRYMRHHMHMPALSASKHIPEFKALKERIKAKTGIPMKAQVAVQRKLLILMYTLWKNDLVYEKDYHQKKVARNNAQATQDSALQQLPLEV is encoded by the coding sequence ATGAAAGTACAATGCGTAGGAGTAGACATCGCCAAAAATGACTTCAAAGTGGCCTTTGCCACCAAAGGAGAAGATAACAAGCTGTCCTGTACCACGGCGAAGAAGTTCGACAATGCGAAGACAGGCTTCAACCAACTGGTGAGATGGGCAACCAGTGAGATGGACAAAAATGCACCATTGGTGTTCCTGATGGAGGCCACAGGAGTGTATCATGAAAAGCTGGCACATCACCTTCATCGTGCCGGCAAGCAGGTGCATGTAGTGCTGCCCAACAAATTCAAGCACTTCGCAGCAAGCCTGAATTCGAAGTCGAAGACCGATGCGATCGATGCCAAGTTGTTGGCCCGCTTCGGTGTGGAGCGAGAGCATCGGCCATGGAATCCGGCTGAACTCGTCATCAAGCGGATGCGCGATTTCAGTCGCTACCGGGTACAGCTACAAGAACAGAAGACGGCCATCACCAACATCCTTCATAGCAAGGATTATGCGCATGGTGTACCAGCGGATATCAAGAAGAGCAGCAAGAAGGTCATTGCCGTGCTGGAAAAGGAAATCGCGATACTCAGTAAGGAAATGGAGAAAGTGGTGAAGAGCGATCCGGAAATTGAAGCCAAGGTGAACAAACTTCGCACCATTCCGGGATGCGGCATCACCACAGTGGCGGCCATAGTGGCGGAGACCAACGGGTTCAAAGAGTTCAAAAGCGCCAAGCAGCTCACCAGCTATGCTGGCTACGACATCGTACACAATGAATCGGGCACATCAGTGCTAAGCAAGACGCGTATCTCCAAGAAGGGCAACAGGTACATGCGCCACCACATGCACATGCCCGCCTTGAGCGCATCCAAGCACATTCCCGAGTTCAAAGCGTTGAAAGAGCGCATTAAGGCCAAAACGGGGATACCGATGAAGGCGCAGGTGGCCGTCCAGCGTAAACTACTGATCCTGATGTACACCCTCTGGAAAAACG